One Bdellovibrio bacteriovorus str. Tiberius DNA segment encodes these proteins:
- the der gene encoding ribosome biogenesis GTPase Der, with product MSSTLKTDFSPKVAIIGRPNVGKSTLFNIITETRKAVVKNQAGVTRDIMIEPVDIWGKQFDLIDTGGITEAGDIFSKLIKEQVTEFLHSVDLIVAVMDGRVGLVPEDRDIIRVAKQTGKPFLLVINKVDSDQDQDMAKADFYEFGVDVIAASFEQRRGLAEILEWVVAQIPENPGTVKEGMNIAIVGKPNVGKSSICNAILGFNRMIVSDVAGTTIDSVDSPFVYNEKKYTLVDTAGLRRSAKREEDLEIISAFKSQEAIRRADIVLLMVDGTVGPTDQDARIMQAILEDHKGVIVVANKSDLGGKEVPEYRKTFREQVERVFHFFTDVHVVFTSAKTGYGLEDLFEMIEKVAHQMTFRVPTAELNDFFFETIRKAPAPVWGTTNVKFYYLTQTYQQPPAFIAFANHPDGVTNSYRRFLIKHIKTNWDLHGMPIRIFCMKSRRGGPDNG from the coding sequence ATGTCGTCGACTCTAAAGACTGATTTCTCGCCGAAAGTGGCGATCATCGGTCGCCCGAATGTCGGTAAATCAACACTGTTTAATATCATCACTGAAACCCGCAAAGCCGTGGTGAAAAACCAGGCGGGTGTTACTCGTGACATCATGATCGAACCTGTCGATATCTGGGGCAAGCAATTCGACCTGATCGACACGGGCGGTATCACGGAAGCCGGCGATATTTTCTCCAAGCTGATCAAAGAACAGGTGACTGAGTTCCTGCACTCGGTGGATCTGATCGTGGCAGTGATGGATGGGCGTGTGGGTCTGGTGCCTGAAGACCGTGACATCATTCGCGTGGCGAAACAAACTGGCAAGCCGTTCCTTCTGGTGATCAACAAGGTCGACAGCGATCAGGATCAGGATATGGCCAAAGCTGACTTCTATGAGTTCGGTGTGGACGTGATTGCGGCCTCTTTTGAGCAGCGCCGTGGTCTGGCTGAGATCCTTGAATGGGTTGTGGCGCAGATCCCTGAAAATCCAGGAACGGTGAAAGAGGGCATGAATATCGCCATCGTCGGTAAACCGAACGTGGGTAAGAGCTCTATCTGTAATGCGATTCTGGGCTTCAATCGAATGATCGTTTCGGATGTTGCCGGAACGACCATTGACTCTGTCGATTCTCCTTTCGTTTATAACGAGAAAAAGTACACTTTGGTGGATACCGCCGGTCTTCGTCGTTCTGCAAAACGTGAAGAGGATCTGGAAATCATTTCTGCCTTCAAATCCCAGGAAGCCATTCGTCGTGCGGATATCGTGCTGTTGATGGTGGATGGAACTGTCGGCCCGACAGATCAGGATGCGCGTATCATGCAGGCGATTCTGGAAGATCACAAAGGTGTGATCGTCGTGGCGAATAAGTCAGACTTGGGTGGCAAGGAAGTTCCTGAATACCGCAAGACCTTCCGTGAGCAGGTTGAGCGTGTGTTCCACTTCTTCACTGACGTTCACGTTGTCTTCACCAGTGCCAAAACCGGTTACGGTCTGGAAGACCTGTTTGAGATGATTGAAAAAGTCGCTCATCAGATGACCTTCCGTGTTCCAACGGCAGAGCTGAATGACTTCTTCTTCGAAACCATCCGTAAAGCTCCGGCTCCGGTTTGGGGTACGACGAACGTGAAGTTCTATTATCTGACTCAGACATATCAGCAGCCTCCGGCATTTATCGCATTTGCGAATCATCCGGATGGTGTGACGAATTCCTATCGCCGCTTCCTGATTAAACACATTAAAACGAACTGGGACCTTCACGGGATGCCGATTCGTATCTTCTGTATGAAATCACGCCGTGGTGGACCGGATAATGGCTAG
- a CDS encoding sodium-dependent transporter encodes MASKRGSWKTRYGFYLLAIGSACGLGNLWRFPYVVGENGGGAFILLYGLLALAIGAPLLIAELMLGKGTRRSVIVATQQMSAKTGVNFRWVGRLAVMVSIVVLSYYSVISGWVLHFLTQFLVSLFSSPEQLTDKTNLAALMSNGWLQLMLASAHILITVVVVVKGVQQGLERWIGYTMPLFAVLVIILVMRSFSLPSTPEVLRFLFYPDFSKLSWDSINHALGHVFFTLSVGFGTMVTFGSYMREEDHVPTAGFRVTIVDTVISLVAVVMIFPVAFQASNVPLTDPALMFEVLPKYLLGIRGGTLFGLAFFACLYMAALNASIGLLEVVVSNWVDAKKEMERGKATWYSGAIALMLTVLPALSSSIFKDIRVGGRSLIENLDSLLINWLLPLVALGILIAFNRGVSDKEKELGFVDKDKFVSYSMYPHWMFVLKWAGPVVIIVGLLLQVIGVFVS; translated from the coding sequence ATGGCTAGTAAACGCGGCTCGTGGAAAACACGCTATGGATTCTATCTTCTGGCCATCGGCTCTGCCTGTGGTCTGGGAAATCTGTGGCGTTTTCCCTATGTCGTGGGCGAAAATGGAGGCGGTGCCTTCATTTTGCTTTATGGTCTGCTGGCTTTGGCCATTGGTGCTCCGCTGCTGATTGCCGAGCTGATGCTGGGTAAAGGCACGCGTCGTTCGGTGATCGTGGCGACCCAGCAGATGAGCGCCAAGACCGGCGTGAATTTCCGCTGGGTCGGGCGACTGGCCGTGATGGTCAGCATTGTCGTCTTGTCTTATTATTCGGTTATCAGTGGCTGGGTTTTGCACTTTCTGACCCAATTCCTGGTTTCTTTATTTTCCAGTCCCGAACAACTGACTGACAAAACCAATCTGGCGGCCTTGATGTCCAATGGCTGGCTGCAGTTGATGCTGGCCAGTGCGCACATCCTGATCACGGTTGTTGTGGTTGTAAAAGGGGTGCAGCAGGGGCTGGAGCGCTGGATCGGCTACACCATGCCGCTGTTTGCAGTGCTGGTTATTATTCTGGTCATGCGTTCGTTCTCGCTGCCTTCAACTCCGGAGGTTTTGCGCTTCCTGTTTTATCCGGACTTTTCAAAGCTGAGCTGGGATTCCATCAACCACGCATTAGGGCATGTGTTCTTCACGCTTTCGGTGGGCTTTGGCACGATGGTGACCTTTGGTTCTTACATGCGTGAAGAAGACCACGTTCCGACGGCGGGTTTCCGTGTGACGATCGTGGATACGGTGATTTCACTGGTTGCCGTGGTGATGATTTTCCCGGTGGCTTTCCAGGCGTCCAATGTGCCGTTGACTGATCCGGCGTTGATGTTTGAAGTCTTGCCGAAGTACCTGTTGGGGATTCGCGGAGGCACGCTGTTTGGTTTGGCGTTCTTTGCGTGTCTTTATATGGCGGCACTGAATGCCAGTATTGGTTTGCTGGAAGTTGTCGTGTCCAACTGGGTGGATGCCAAGAAAGAAATGGAACGTGGTAAAGCGACCTGGTATTCCGGAGCGATTGCTTTGATGCTGACGGTTCTGCCGGCGCTTTCCAGTTCGATCTTTAAGGACATCCGCGTGGGTGGCCGGTCACTGATTGAAAATCTGGATTCATTGCTGATCAACTGGTTGTTGCCATTGGTGGCGCTGGGTATTTTGATCGCCTTCAATCGCGGCGTTTCAGACAAGGAAAAAGAGCTGGGCTTTGTCGACAAGGACAAGTTCGTCAGCTATTCAATGTATCCGCATTGGATGTTTGTTCTGAAGTGGGCAGGCCCGGTTGTGATTATCGTGGGCCTTTTGCTGCAAGTCATTGGGGTCTTTGTCAGTTAG
- a CDS encoding outer membrane beta-barrel protein, producing MKTTARSLTYSLLILLALGLSLPSKSLAQSDHKSYLISQVDADEAYDPFTDYSEFEEESDEEADINFFRNGRFFTIGLAGGMRGFTGNFADAYSSAPTFGIFLTYFFDLRLAMSLGFQTGDHAVKFSVNNQAKTYEGNVSITAVNFDLKYYMNTQNVTRGLADLNPYILGGLGQFYRTYTIAGLDGFSRDSTMGFDIGAGLEIPLMRKKAYLGLQGTYHYVNFSDENKSYVDGTEKLDKNLTGDFYNFLVILGMNF from the coding sequence GTGAAAACCACAGCTCGATCACTTACATACAGCCTTCTGATTCTACTTGCTTTGGGGCTTAGCCTACCCTCAAAATCCCTGGCTCAGTCTGATCACAAATCCTACCTTATTTCCCAGGTTGACGCGGACGAAGCCTATGATCCATTCACTGATTATTCTGAATTTGAAGAAGAATCCGACGAAGAAGCTGACATCAACTTTTTCCGCAACGGCCGCTTCTTCACAATTGGTCTTGCGGGTGGTATGCGCGGATTCACCGGCAACTTTGCGGATGCGTATTCCTCGGCGCCAACTTTTGGTATTTTCCTGACTTACTTCTTTGACCTGCGTCTGGCGATGAGCCTGGGGTTCCAGACTGGTGACCACGCAGTGAAGTTCTCTGTAAACAACCAGGCCAAAACCTACGAAGGCAACGTGTCCATCACGGCCGTGAACTTTGATTTGAAATATTACATGAACACCCAGAACGTGACCCGCGGTCTTGCGGATCTGAATCCATACATCCTGGGCGGCTTGGGTCAGTTCTATCGCACATACACAATTGCGGGCCTTGATGGCTTCAGCCGTGACTCGACAATGGGTTTTGATATCGGTGCGGGTTTAGAGATCCCCTTGATGCGCAAAAAAGCCTACCTGGGCTTGCAAGGGACCTATCACTATGTGAACTTCAGCGACGAGAATAAGTCCTATGTGGACGGCACTGAAAAGCTGGATAAGAATCTGACCGGTGACTTCTATAACTTCCTGGTGATCCTGGGGATGAACTTCTAA
- a CDS encoding glutathione peroxidase encodes MRIFTLIALILCTSFAWAKDTPSSFFDLSANSLSGKKINFSTYRGKVVLVVNTASQCGFTPQLKELEEMYKKYADRGFVVLGFPSNDFKQEKGTNDEVQTFAAKEFGVTFPLFDKAPVSGKDIQPVYQFLTTQKPGLIFKDVAWNFEKFLINRKGQAVERWSSITKPSSDSITKTVEKALNEPL; translated from the coding sequence ATGCGTATTTTTACTCTTATCGCCCTAATTTTGTGCACTTCTTTTGCCTGGGCTAAGGACACACCATCCAGCTTCTTTGATCTTTCCGCGAACTCGCTTTCCGGCAAAAAGATCAATTTCTCCACATACCGGGGCAAGGTTGTTTTGGTGGTCAACACCGCTTCACAATGCGGGTTCACTCCTCAACTAAAAGAGCTGGAAGAAATGTACAAAAAATATGCAGACCGCGGTTTCGTGGTTCTGGGCTTTCCTTCCAACGACTTCAAACAGGAAAAGGGAACGAACGACGAAGTTCAGACTTTTGCCGCCAAGGAATTTGGCGTGACCTTCCCGTTGTTTGATAAAGCACCGGTCAGTGGCAAGGACATCCAGCCGGTTTATCAATTCCTGACGACACAAAAACCAGGATTGATCTTCAAAGACGTGGCCTGGAACTTTGAAAAGTTCCTTATCAACCGCAAAGGTCAGGCGGTTGAACGCTGGAGCTCAATCACCAAACCGTCCTCGGACTCCATCACAAAAACTGTGGAAAAGGCCCTGAACGAACCCCTCTAA
- the purB gene encoding adenylosuccinate lyase — MIERYTRPEMGLLWDADHKFGKMMEVEIAVAQVQSQLGIIPKNAAKIIAQKARFNVKRISEIERETKHDVIAFVSNLAENVGPQGKFIHYGMTSSDVLDTAFSLQVREAGVVLMKSIVALEKSLKTLVTRHAETLCAGRTHGMFAEPTTFGFKMAGFLAETQRNKKRVKSALDNMMICKLSGAVGTYSSQAPKIETLVAKKLKLKTETIATQVIPRDRHAEMLSALALFGTGLERLAVELRHLQRSDVAEVTEGFTKGQKGSSAMPHKKNPISAENITGLSRLLRGYAIAGFENVALWHERDISHSSVERVVFPDAFIVADYACNRMSILLDGLDVNKKRMMDNIESSQGQIFSSHVLLALIQKGMIREDAYALVQRLCHSLSYGEHLKDKLLVDDQIQKLLKPKEIDEIFTGKKHKKAIKDIIKRV, encoded by the coding sequence GTGATTGAGAGATACACCCGCCCGGAAATGGGCCTTCTTTGGGACGCCGACCACAAGTTCGGAAAAATGATGGAAGTTGAAATTGCGGTGGCGCAGGTTCAATCCCAGCTTGGCATCATCCCCAAGAACGCAGCCAAGATCATCGCTCAAAAAGCTCGCTTCAATGTAAAAAGAATCTCTGAAATCGAACGAGAAACCAAACACGACGTCATCGCCTTTGTTTCAAATCTGGCTGAAAACGTCGGCCCGCAGGGAAAGTTCATCCATTACGGCATGACCTCGTCGGATGTGCTGGATACCGCCTTCAGCTTGCAGGTGCGTGAAGCCGGGGTCGTTCTGATGAAATCCATCGTCGCTCTGGAAAAATCCCTGAAAACCCTGGTGACCAGGCATGCGGAAACCCTGTGTGCCGGACGCACGCACGGCATGTTTGCCGAACCAACCACTTTCGGATTCAAGATGGCGGGCTTCCTGGCTGAAACTCAGCGCAATAAAAAACGTGTGAAATCCGCTCTTGATAACATGATGATCTGCAAGCTTAGCGGTGCGGTGGGGACTTATTCTTCTCAAGCTCCCAAAATTGAAACTTTGGTGGCAAAGAAGCTGAAGTTGAAAACCGAGACTATCGCAACCCAGGTGATCCCGCGTGACCGTCATGCCGAAATGCTTTCTGCCCTGGCGTTGTTCGGAACAGGGCTTGAGCGCCTGGCGGTGGAACTTCGTCATCTTCAGCGCAGTGATGTGGCTGAAGTGACCGAAGGCTTCACCAAGGGTCAAAAAGGCTCTTCAGCGATGCCTCACAAAAAGAACCCTATCAGTGCGGAAAACATCACCGGTCTTTCCCGCTTGCTGCGTGGTTATGCCATTGCCGGATTTGAAAACGTGGCGCTTTGGCATGAACGCGACATCAGCCATTCTTCGGTTGAGCGCGTGGTGTTCCCGGATGCTTTCATCGTCGCGGACTATGCCTGCAATCGCATGAGCATTTTGTTGGATGGTCTGGATGTGAACAAAAAACGCATGATGGACAATATTGAAAGTTCTCAAGGACAGATTTTCAGCTCCCACGTGTTGCTGGCGCTGATTCAAAAAGGAATGATTCGTGAGGATGCGTATGCGTTGGTGCAGCGTCTTTGTCATTCCCTGTCTTACGGAGAACATCTGAAAGACAAACTTCTGGTGGACGATCAGATCCAGAAGCTTTTGAAGCCGAAAGAGATCGACGAGATCTTTACCGGCAAGAAACACAAAAAAGCCATCAAAGACATCATCAAGAGAGTGTAG
- a CDS encoding S66 peptidase family protein, protein MTWKFLKENDVIDVVAPGYPSKPEEVEGARAFLEKWNLQPRIPKGIIKPHFLHAHEDEARWQFMKAAIESRDSRVIWCLRGGYGSNRLIPFLAKMKKPKEPKLLIGISDISSLHTFVNQEWGWSSLHAPLLDRLGRNLVSAKHEKEIHDILFGKTRQVEFKKLKPMNEAARQVKTLKSKIVGGNLTVLQSTLGTPWQVDADRRLLFVEDIGERGYRIDRMFEQFRQAGILKKCHGIVLGDFIGGNEPNGTEDKTQLVFKRWAADLEIPLFKGLEAGHAPVQRPVPFNTPCELVVANNRTVLTIDTGGRP, encoded by the coding sequence ATGACCTGGAAGTTTTTGAAAGAAAATGATGTGATTGATGTGGTGGCCCCGGGCTATCCTTCCAAGCCTGAAGAGGTGGAAGGGGCGCGTGCGTTCCTGGAAAAATGGAATCTGCAGCCACGCATTCCCAAAGGCATCATCAAGCCGCACTTCCTGCACGCTCACGAAGATGAGGCGCGCTGGCAGTTCATGAAGGCTGCCATTGAATCCAGGGATTCCCGGGTGATCTGGTGCTTGCGCGGTGGCTATGGCAGCAACCGTCTGATTCCTTTCCTGGCTAAAATGAAGAAACCGAAAGAGCCGAAACTGCTGATTGGTATCAGCGACATTTCCTCTTTGCACACATTCGTGAATCAGGAATGGGGCTGGTCCAGTCTGCATGCGCCTTTGCTGGATCGTCTGGGACGAAATCTTGTTTCTGCCAAACATGAAAAAGAAATTCATGACATTCTGTTTGGAAAAACCCGCCAGGTTGAATTTAAAAAATTGAAACCTATGAATGAGGCCGCTCGTCAGGTGAAAACCCTGAAATCCAAAATCGTGGGTGGCAATCTGACGGTTTTGCAGTCCACGCTGGGAACTCCGTGGCAGGTCGATGCGGATCGCCGGTTGTTGTTTGTCGAGGACATCGGTGAGCGCGGCTATCGCATAGATCGTATGTTTGAGCAGTTCCGTCAGGCCGGCATTCTGAAGAAATGTCATGGCATTGTGCTGGGTGATTTCATTGGGGGCAATGAACCCAATGGCACCGAAGATAAAACTCAATTGGTCTTTAAACGCTGGGCTGCGGATTTGGAAATTCCGCTCTTTAAGGGTCTTGAAGCCGGACATGCTCCGGTGCAACGACCTGTGCCCTTTAATACTCCCTGTGAACTGGTGGTGGCGAACAACCGCACCGTTCTGACGATCGATACCGGAGGACGTCCATAA
- a CDS encoding serine hydrolase domain-containing protein, with translation MKFSVLEKNLITQLEDRIRDTTPGVMVRAYQGGRIICDVAVGNTYAYYDLASLTKVIFTTQAMVQAFEAGKWNFETKVADLLPWFAHKETRITELLTHSSGLAWWLPLYQEINTSLPRDKRREQLQGMLQNLKIEKQDTAVYSDVGFLVLGFIIEKLYDKSLDDVWTDIKNKFYLGTTLEFHPDNKAAHKASLYAPTEECPVRRKLVQGEVHDLNAWALGGVSTHAGLFGSIDDAGWFSLHLRSHLMGIARYSIRQKTAQLFAKRALPEGKGDWAMGYMMPTPGSASCGTYFSLDSIGHTGFTGTSVWYDPKMDLSVIILSNRVLYGSDNKAFGKLRPEIHNWIVENYRRSGL, from the coding sequence ATGAAATTTTCTGTACTGGAAAAAAATCTGATCACTCAACTTGAAGACCGCATTCGTGACACCACTCCGGGTGTGATGGTGCGTGCTTATCAGGGCGGCCGTATCATCTGTGATGTGGCGGTGGGTAACACTTATGCCTACTATGATCTAGCAAGTTTGACGAAAGTGATTTTCACGACTCAGGCCATGGTTCAGGCTTTTGAGGCGGGCAAGTGGAACTTTGAAACCAAAGTGGCGGACCTTCTGCCATGGTTTGCGCACAAAGAAACCCGCATCACTGAGCTTTTGACCCACAGTTCAGGTCTGGCTTGGTGGTTGCCGTTGTATCAGGAGATCAACACCTCTTTGCCGCGTGATAAACGCCGTGAACAGCTGCAGGGCATGCTGCAAAACCTGAAAATCGAAAAGCAGGACACTGCGGTTTATTCCGACGTGGGCTTTTTGGTTTTGGGCTTCATCATTGAAAAGCTTTACGACAAGTCTTTGGATGATGTCTGGACAGATATTAAAAACAAATTCTATCTGGGCACGACTTTGGAGTTCCATCCGGATAACAAGGCCGCTCACAAGGCTTCTTTGTATGCGCCGACCGAGGAATGCCCGGTCCGTCGCAAGCTGGTCCAGGGTGAAGTGCATGATCTGAATGCGTGGGCGCTGGGTGGGGTTTCAACTCACGCGGGTCTGTTCGGCAGTATTGATGATGCGGGCTGGTTCTCTTTGCACCTGCGTTCGCACTTGATGGGGATTGCCCGTTATTCCATCCGCCAAAAAACAGCTCAGTTGTTTGCCAAAAGAGCTTTGCCGGAAGGCAAAGGGGACTGGGCAATGGGTTACATGATGCCAACACCGGGTTCTGCAAGCTGCGGGACTTATTTCTCTTTGGATTCCATCGGGCATACGGGCTTTACGGGAACTTCCGTCTGGTATGATCCAAAGATGGACTTGAGTGTGATCATTCTGTCCAATCGGGTCCTGTACGGATCTGATAACAAAGCCTTTGGCAAATTGCGTCCGGAAATTCATAATTGGATTGTTGAAAACTACAGAAGAAGTGGACTTTAA
- the mpl gene encoding UDP-N-acetylmuramate:L-alanyl-gamma-D-glutamyl-meso-diaminopimelate ligase, giving the protein MNIKPGSHIHLMGICGTAMASMAGLLKDRGFKITGSDSNPYPPMSTQLESLGINIMKGYKAENLHPKPDFVIVGNVISANNEEAQELAKLGIPYTSLPKAMGEFIIENRESVVISGTHGKTTTTSMMAWVAENAGVKPGFLIGGIPKNFSQSFKNPEGNYFIIEGDEYDTAFFDKVPKFIHYRPKHVILTSVEFDHADIYKDLDDVKKSFARLMDLIPENGTLLACAEDANVMELRKLTKCKNSFTYGFGAEADFRAKIMFQNANGLGFEVHHRGEIMGPYAMQITGEYNVLNATAVVAMSKMLGFSENRIQIALESFEGVKRRQEILGEPNGILVIEDFAHHPTAVRETVKGIQKKYPGRKVFSVFEPRSATSRRKVFQKDYVEAFKGSHEVLLAKAFDQTKIDAENRFSTHELVDDLKKTQVSAADFDTADDIVAALKSKAHKGDVILIMSNGGFDGIYTKLLKALE; this is encoded by the coding sequence ATGAATATCAAACCAGGCAGTCACATTCACTTGATGGGTATTTGCGGGACGGCGATGGCCTCCATGGCAGGTCTTTTAAAAGACCGTGGCTTTAAAATCACCGGCAGTGATTCCAATCCGTATCCTCCGATGTCGACGCAGCTGGAAAGTCTGGGCATCAATATCATGAAAGGCTACAAGGCCGAAAACCTGCATCCGAAGCCGGACTTCGTGATCGTTGGTAACGTGATTTCTGCCAACAATGAAGAAGCGCAAGAACTGGCAAAGCTGGGTATCCCGTACACGTCTTTGCCAAAAGCGATGGGTGAATTCATCATCGAAAATCGTGAAAGCGTTGTGATCTCCGGTACTCACGGAAAAACCACAACAACTTCCATGATGGCCTGGGTGGCGGAAAATGCAGGAGTAAAACCGGGCTTCCTGATCGGGGGGATTCCGAAGAATTTCTCTCAAAGTTTCAAAAATCCGGAAGGCAATTACTTCATCATCGAAGGTGATGAGTACGACACGGCTTTCTTCGATAAAGTTCCAAAGTTCATTCACTATCGTCCAAAACACGTGATCCTGACTTCGGTGGAGTTTGACCACGCGGACATCTATAAGGACTTGGATGACGTGAAAAAATCCTTCGCTCGTCTGATGGATCTTATTCCTGAAAATGGAACGTTGCTGGCTTGTGCGGAAGATGCCAACGTGATGGAGCTTCGCAAGCTTACCAAGTGCAAAAATTCATTCACTTACGGTTTTGGTGCAGAGGCTGACTTCCGTGCGAAGATCATGTTCCAAAACGCGAATGGTCTGGGCTTTGAAGTTCATCACCGTGGCGAGATCATGGGCCCCTATGCGATGCAGATCACCGGTGAATACAACGTCCTGAATGCCACGGCTGTGGTGGCGATGTCCAAGATGCTGGGCTTCTCTGAAAACCGCATCCAGATCGCATTGGAATCCTTCGAAGGTGTTAAGCGCCGTCAGGAAATTCTGGGTGAGCCGAACGGCATTCTGGTGATTGAAGATTTCGCCCACCACCCAACAGCGGTGCGTGAAACAGTGAAAGGCATTCAGAAAAAATACCCGGGCCGCAAAGTGTTCTCGGTGTTTGAACCAAGAAGTGCGACGTCCCGTCGTAAAGTCTTCCAGAAAGACTATGTGGAGGCTTTCAAGGGATCTCACGAAGTTCTTCTGGCAAAAGCTTTTGATCAAACCAAGATCGATGCGGAAAACAGATTCTCGACTCACGAACTGGTGGATGATTTGAAGAAAACCCAAGTGTCTGCGGCAGATTTTGATACAGCGGACGACATCGTCGCAGCCTTGAAATCCAAAGCCCACAAAGGCGACGTCATCCTGATCATGAGCAATGGCGGATTCGACGGCATCTACACCAAACTTTTGAAGGCTCTTGAGTAA